A genomic region of Caldicellulosiruptor acetigenus contains the following coding sequences:
- a CDS encoding ABC transporter permease, whose protein sequence is MKSIKRFVMAIFSNPIVTKEIKQRTRGLKFSFTIAGWLLLMTLFTIMFLTSITNSVVEITRYKNSIQNFCFFLIFLFAGFFGLLITILCSQAIAKEKENQTLDILLSTPLTNFEIVVGKMIAAAGEAVILFFSAIPILVLLYFYGITSMGDILLIMLYVFALILFYGSLSLLLSTLIKKGIAATVIVISIVLASTILSYLIVTISAQKFVNSAGQPLQAQSFWNLISISISSAFALIEFINIRLNSGLNAFLQYSYKIKGYQIHLLICIVGTILNIFLSAIFLSPLRRIRIFRRKPD, encoded by the coding sequence TTGAAGAGTATAAAAAGATTTGTGATGGCCATTTTCTCAAACCCTATTGTCACAAAAGAGATAAAACAGAGGACAAGAGGACTCAAGTTTTCGTTTACCATTGCTGGATGGCTGCTTCTTATGACTCTCTTTACAATAATGTTTTTAACATCAATTACAAATTCAGTTGTTGAGATAACCCGTTACAAAAATTCTATTCAAAACTTTTGTTTTTTTCTAATATTTTTGTTTGCTGGTTTTTTCGGGCTTCTAATTACCATTTTATGTTCCCAGGCAATAGCAAAAGAAAAAGAAAATCAAACACTTGACATACTTCTTTCAACACCTTTGACCAATTTTGAAATTGTTGTTGGGAAGATGATAGCAGCAGCCGGTGAAGCGGTAATACTTTTCTTTTCTGCAATTCCGATATTGGTACTTCTATATTTTTATGGTATAACATCTATGGGGGATATTTTGCTTATTATGCTCTATGTTTTTGCGCTCATCCTCTTTTATGGTTCGCTGAGTCTTCTGCTATCAACACTTATCAAAAAAGGCATAGCGGCAACTGTGATTGTGATTTCCATTGTCCTTGCGTCAACCATTCTCAGTTACTTAATTGTTACGATAAGCGCACAGAAGTTTGTAAATAGTGCTGGCCAGCCTTTACAAGCTCAAAGTTTTTGGAACTTAATCTCAATTTCTATAAGCTCTGCTTTCGCATTAATAGAATTTATAAATATTCGTCTGAATTCAGGCCTTAATGCTTTTTTGCAATACTCATATAAGATTAAAGGGTATCAGATTCACCTTCTCATTTGCATAGTCGGAACAATTCTAAACATCTTTTTGAGCGCGATATTTTTAAGTCCTCTGAGAAGAATAAGAATTTTTAGAAGAAAGCCCGATTAG
- the thiT gene encoding energy-coupled thiamine transporter ThiT has translation MSYIESIFKDFGKLKWYSLAIVAVLIFISIFLYLAQKRQKFTTKALVYGGVAISLSFILSFIKLYRMPQGGSITPASMLPLFAYAYMFGPFAGIVAGMAYGILQLIQDPYVVHWAQLLLDYPLAFGALGLSGFFKKNLPLGILAGGFGRFVFHFISGVVFFASYAPKGTSPLVYSAIYNATYLGPDLAVCFALAFIPGLRSAIERLKSQA, from the coding sequence ATGAGTTATATTGAAAGCATATTCAAAGACTTTGGTAAACTCAAATGGTATTCTCTTGCGATAGTTGCTGTTTTGATATTTATTAGCATTTTTCTGTACCTTGCACAAAAGCGTCAAAAGTTCACAACAAAAGCTCTTGTATACGGTGGTGTGGCTATCTCACTTTCGTTTATCCTTTCTTTTATAAAGCTTTACAGAATGCCACAGGGCGGTTCAATCACACCTGCAAGCATGCTGCCTTTATTTGCATATGCTTATATGTTTGGTCCATTTGCAGGAATTGTTGCAGGGATGGCTTATGGAATTCTGCAGCTAATACAAGACCCATATGTTGTCCACTGGGCACAGCTGCTTTTGGACTACCCATTGGCATTCGGTGCGCTTGGGCTTTCTGGGTTTTTCAAAAAGAATTTGCCACTTGGAATTTTAGCAGGTGGCTTTGGAAGGTTTGTATTTCATTTTATATCTGGAGTAGTATTCTTTGCATCATACGCACCAAAAGGCACAAGCCCGCTTGTGTACTCTGCCATCTATAATGCAACATACTTGGGTCCTGACCTTGCTGTGTGTTTTGCGTTAGCTTTTATCCCGGGTTTGAGAAGTGCTATTGAGAGGTTAAAGTCCCAGGCTTAG
- a CDS encoding ABC transporter ATP-binding protein, whose translation MALVEVEGLVKFYGKKKALDNLSFAVDSRQIFGFVGPNGAGKTTTMKIMCGLLKADGGTVKIDGIDVAKKINKIKFLIGYMPDFFGVYDNLKVNEYLEFFALAYGIRGTKAQKLIDDLLELVRLTDKKYDFVDSLSRGMKQRLCLARCLIHNPLLLILDEPASGMDPQSRIEMKEILKNLKDMGKTIIISSHILPELSELCTHVGIINSGRMVAQGDINQITMLAHGTKRIKIRFVDGFDEAYMVFKEFPAVCDIQVIEGGYILGFDGDDNDLFLLIKSLIDKGAKVCEVSMVEGSLEEAFMKVVQGIEN comes from the coding sequence ATGGCTCTTGTTGAGGTGGAGGGGCTTGTAAAGTTTTATGGTAAAAAGAAGGCGTTAGATAACCTCTCATTTGCGGTTGACAGCAGGCAGATATTTGGTTTTGTTGGGCCAAACGGTGCTGGTAAAACAACCACAATGAAAATCATGTGCGGGCTTTTGAAAGCTGACGGTGGAACTGTGAAAATTGATGGGATAGATGTTGCAAAAAAGATTAACAAAATTAAATTTCTCATTGGTTACATGCCTGACTTTTTTGGAGTGTATGACAATCTCAAGGTGAACGAATATTTGGAATTCTTTGCTTTGGCATATGGTATACGCGGGACAAAAGCGCAAAAACTTATAGATGACCTTTTAGAGCTTGTAAGGCTGACAGATAAAAAGTATGATTTTGTTGATTCTCTTTCACGGGGTATGAAACAGAGGCTATGTTTAGCAAGGTGTCTAATTCACAATCCGCTTCTTCTTATTTTGGATGAACCAGCTTCTGGCATGGACCCGCAGTCCCGAATTGAGATGAAGGAGATATTAAAAAATTTAAAAGATATGGGAAAGACAATAATAATAAGCTCACACATTCTTCCTGAGCTATCAGAGCTTTGCACACATGTCGGGATAATAAACAGCGGCAGGATGGTTGCACAGGGCGATATTAACCAGATTACCATGCTTGCGCACGGCACAAAGAGGATTAAGATAAGGTTTGTTGATGGCTTTGATGAGGCTTATATGGTGTTTAAAGAGTTTCCAGCTGTTTGTGATATTCAGGTCATTGAAGGTGGATACATTTTGGGTTTTGATGGTGATGACAATGATTTGTTTTTATTAATAAAGAGCTTGATTGACAAAGGCGCAAAGGTTTGTGAAGTGAGTATGGTCGAGGGCAGCCTTGAAGAAGCGTTTATGAAGGTAGTTCAGGGTATTGAAAATTAG
- a CDS encoding DUF58 domain-containing protein, producing the protein MRIFMFGGLVDDKTLKKLSSLKFKFGIEITSQFEGQQKSKGRGNSLEFSDHREYMPGDDFRKVNFRIFAATQRLYVKLFEQERQTTYNFFIDMSKSMDFGSKVKKGDMAKALAFCLSYIALSQLDTCGIFLVQENGILSSGYLKGKQSLTKIVRFLEDAHFEGEADFENIKNVYIPRKSISFIFSDFLFEGAAEVLKVLSARCSFVCCCQILDEIEAYPSFEHTFCQLIDSESAKAIDVELSNSLIKEYVEELRRYQNALKEILKKANGLFFEVLSSSALEKTVMNLIGVGR; encoded by the coding sequence GTGAGAATTTTTATGTTTGGCGGGCTTGTTGATGACAAAACGCTAAAAAAACTTAGCAGCCTAAAATTCAAGTTTGGAATTGAGATAACTTCGCAGTTTGAAGGGCAGCAGAAATCAAAAGGGCGGGGGAATTCGCTTGAGTTCAGCGACCACAGGGAGTACATGCCAGGCGATGATTTTAGAAAGGTAAATTTTAGAATTTTTGCAGCAACCCAGAGGCTTTATGTAAAGCTTTTTGAACAGGAAAGACAGACAACTTATAATTTTTTCATTGATATGTCAAAATCGATGGATTTCGGCAGCAAAGTCAAAAAAGGTGATATGGCAAAAGCGTTAGCTTTTTGCCTCTCATACATTGCTCTTTCGCAGCTTGACACTTGTGGCATATTTTTGGTTCAGGAAAATGGCATTTTATCGTCAGGGTATCTTAAAGGCAAGCAAAGCCTTACAAAGATTGTGAGGTTTTTAGAGGATGCTCATTTCGAAGGAGAAGCAGATTTTGAGAATATTAAAAATGTTTATATTCCCAGAAAGAGCATCTCATTTATTTTTTCTGATTTTTTGTTCGAAGGAGCAGCTGAAGTTTTGAAAGTGCTTTCTGCAAGGTGCTCTTTTGTATGCTGCTGTCAGATATTAGATGAAATTGAAGCGTATCCTTCATTTGAACATACATTTTGTCAGCTGATTGACAGTGAAAGTGCAAAAGCCATTGATGTGGAGCTATCAAATAGTTTAATTAAAGAATATGTTGAAGAGCTGAGAAGGTATCAAAATGCTCTCAAAGAAATTTTAAAAAAGGCAAATGGCTTATTTTTTGAGGTCTTGAGCTCAAGTGCACTTGAAAAAACTGTGATGAACCTGATTGGAGTGGGAAGATGA
- a CDS encoding DEAD/DEAH box helicase, with amino-acid sequence MTKRVYILITDYMIRNLASNDGVYLRGIQLYNHGRVKNPKFNPQLKIVEAEVEGDTGTYNVIIDFEIYTEGEGNNLKMGISNFGFWCECKAAQTYKGFCKHAVALLKAFAKGEAEVVDYIPPIFLGFKKKIEEEEKKRRKSEFKKRLEKIKSAYARAALHLVSEVEMKPNVYIKKIIESVSVDALNVRFKIYSEDINKEYFIKNIGDFSEAYMNKIEYQFGKKFVFKPFIHVFPEQDRRLLEYIYKLKKVKPVVFAEQYFNVPYPLWEEFFSLLDGQEIFAVYEGDEYKRIKVDLNRPVDIDIFVDIDDEEAVIKSKFLEQAEIIDWALEARFVIYQDTLSILKNPKNLVISPLYYFNFADFTDGEGYGEIRLNKEDLKEFFEIAYPIAKECCRFEFSSKVKEFLELKDEELKLKVLFDTYKRGICAHIKYTDGFADFEVEKAGLQRERVKEIQILSILLAYGFEKDQKKGFVLEDEEKIFNFVMDGLPVLMKVADVYYSETFKSFKVKKNPKFSVKVSLNHASIDFWLSSEDIPQDEIPDILASLEEKKRYHRLKDGTILLLDSPELEKIQNIVKDLDISKKDLKKGKAIFSKFHAIYLSEILENLNLNISKDSAFDVYVQKMKKVEDITIEIPEHLDRILREYQKVGVKWLSHLYLNGFGGILADDMGLGKTVQVLSFISACKDKLNGPCLVVAPTSLVYNWQQEAKRFTPDLKTVVVDGTPAKRSEIIEKLKDYDIVITSYSLLKRDIDLYKDLEFSVCVVDEAQHIKNPQSLSKEAVSRINAKCCFALTGTPIENNLSELWSIFDFVLPGYLGTHTRFSERFEKPIVRQNDEKALKLLHKMITPFVLRRLKKDVLSELPEKIETNLEVSMTPEQENIYKLYLLKAREDIKNEIEQKGFEKSKIKIFSILTRLRQICCHPKLFLENYEGSSGKLELFEEILEDVLESGHRAIVFSQWTEMLRILEERIKERGFEYFYLDGSTKSEERIDMANRFNSGQKQVFLVSLKAGGFGLNLTGADVVILYDLWWNPAVENQAMDRAHRIGQENSVQVFRLITKNTIEERIFELQQKKKDLFDTIIQSAQTFLTQLSEDELMQLLEE; translated from the coding sequence ATGACAAAAAGGGTATATATCCTTATTACAGATTACATGATAAGAAATCTTGCTTCAAACGATGGTGTTTATCTCAGAGGAATCCAGCTTTATAATCATGGGAGGGTAAAAAATCCAAAGTTCAATCCGCAGCTCAAAATTGTTGAGGCAGAGGTCGAAGGAGACACAGGCACATATAATGTAATAATTGACTTTGAAATTTATACTGAAGGTGAAGGCAACAATTTGAAGATGGGTATCAGCAATTTTGGATTTTGGTGTGAGTGTAAAGCAGCCCAGACATACAAAGGATTTTGCAAACATGCGGTTGCACTTTTGAAGGCATTTGCTAAAGGCGAAGCTGAGGTTGTAGATTATATTCCACCTATTTTTTTGGGATTTAAAAAGAAGATTGAAGAGGAAGAGAAGAAAAGACGAAAGTCAGAGTTTAAAAAGAGACTTGAGAAAATAAAATCAGCGTATGCCCGTGCAGCGCTACACCTTGTATCAGAGGTTGAAATGAAGCCGAATGTGTATATAAAGAAGATAATAGAATCAGTATCAGTTGATGCTTTGAATGTCAGGTTTAAGATATACTCTGAAGACATAAATAAAGAATACTTTATCAAAAACATAGGCGATTTTTCAGAAGCCTATATGAATAAAATTGAATACCAGTTTGGAAAGAAGTTTGTATTCAAACCTTTTATTCACGTCTTTCCTGAGCAGGACAGAAGACTTTTAGAATATATTTACAAGTTGAAGAAAGTAAAGCCTGTTGTGTTCGCAGAACAGTATTTTAATGTTCCATATCCACTCTGGGAAGAATTTTTCAGCCTTTTAGATGGGCAAGAGATATTTGCAGTTTATGAAGGAGATGAATATAAAAGAATAAAGGTGGATTTAAACAGACCAGTAGATATTGACATATTTGTTGATATAGATGATGAAGAAGCAGTTATAAAGTCCAAGTTTTTGGAACAGGCAGAAATAATTGACTGGGCTCTTGAGGCAAGATTTGTGATATACCAGGATACTCTGAGCATTCTGAAAAACCCAAAGAACTTGGTGATTTCCCCTCTTTACTATTTTAATTTTGCTGACTTTACTGATGGTGAAGGATATGGAGAGATAAGATTAAACAAAGAAGATTTAAAGGAATTTTTTGAAATAGCTTATCCTATTGCAAAAGAGTGCTGCAGATTTGAATTTTCATCCAAAGTGAAAGAGTTTTTGGAATTAAAAGATGAGGAATTAAAATTAAAGGTTTTATTTGATACTTACAAAAGAGGAATTTGTGCTCATATAAAATATACAGACGGCTTTGCTGATTTTGAAGTTGAAAAAGCAGGACTTCAAAGGGAGAGAGTAAAAGAGATACAAATTCTTTCTATACTATTAGCATATGGATTTGAGAAAGACCAAAAGAAGGGTTTTGTTTTAGAGGATGAAGAAAAGATATTCAATTTTGTAATGGACGGACTTCCGGTTTTAATGAAAGTTGCAGATGTGTACTATTCAGAAACTTTTAAGAGTTTTAAAGTAAAGAAAAATCCCAAATTTAGTGTTAAGGTTAGCTTAAATCACGCGTCAATAGATTTCTGGCTCTCAAGCGAAGATATCCCACAGGATGAAATTCCAGATATATTAGCTTCTTTGGAAGAGAAAAAGAGATATCACAGATTAAAAGACGGCACAATTTTGCTTTTAGACAGTCCAGAGCTTGAAAAGATTCAAAATATAGTAAAAGACCTTGATATCTCCAAAAAAGACCTCAAAAAAGGAAAGGCCATTTTTAGCAAGTTCCATGCAATTTATTTATCTGAAATACTTGAAAACTTAAATCTTAATATTTCAAAAGACAGTGCTTTTGATGTTTATGTTCAGAAGATGAAGAAGGTAGAAGATATCACAATTGAAATTCCTGAGCATTTAGATAGGATTCTAAGAGAATATCAAAAAGTGGGTGTTAAATGGCTTTCGCATCTTTATTTGAACGGTTTTGGTGGCATCTTGGCAGATGACATGGGTCTTGGAAAAACAGTGCAGGTTTTGTCATTCATATCAGCATGCAAGGATAAGTTAAATGGACCTTGTTTAGTAGTTGCGCCAACTTCGCTTGTTTACAACTGGCAGCAGGAGGCAAAAAGATTCACACCTGATTTGAAAACAGTGGTGGTTGACGGCACTCCTGCAAAAAGAAGTGAAATCATTGAAAAGCTCAAAGATTATGATATAGTTATTACTTCGTATTCTCTTTTGAAAAGAGACATTGACCTTTACAAAGACTTAGAATTTTCAGTTTGCGTGGTGGATGAAGCCCAGCACATCAAAAACCCGCAGTCGCTCAGCAAAGAAGCTGTCAGCAGGATAAACGCAAAATGTTGTTTTGCTTTGACCGGCACACCGATAGAGAATAATTTGTCTGAGCTGTGGTCAATATTTGACTTTGTGCTACCAGGATATCTTGGCACGCACACAAGGTTTTCTGAGAGGTTTGAAAAACCGATTGTAAGGCAAAATGATGAAAAAGCTTTAAAGCTTCTTCATAAGATGATAACCCCCTTTGTTTTAAGAAGACTCAAAAAAGATGTTTTGTCTGAGCTTCCTGAAAAAATTGAGACTAATCTTGAGGTCTCTATGACACCTGAGCAGGAGAACATATACAAGCTGTATCTTTTGAAGGCAAGAGAAGACATCAAAAATGAGATAGAGCAAAAAGGGTTTGAAAAAAGCAAAATTAAAATATTTTCAATACTTACAAGACTTCGCCAGATTTGTTGCCATCCAAAGCTATTTTTAGAAAATTATGAAGGTTCATCTGGCAAGCTTGAGCTGTTTGAAGAGATTTTGGAAGATGTTTTGGAAAGCGGCCACAGAGCGATTGTCTTTTCCCAGTGGACAGAGATGCTAAGGATATTGGAAGAAAGGATAAAAGAGCGCGGTTTTGAATATTTTTACTTGGACGGTTCAACAAAATCTGAGGAAAGAATAGATATGGCAAACAGGTTCAACAGTGGCCAGAAACAGGTGTTTTTAGTATCGCTCAAAGCAGGCGGTTTTGGGCTTAATCTTACTGGCGCAGACGTTGTGATACTGTATGACCTGTGGTGGAACCCGGCTGTAGAAAACCAGGCGATGGACAGGGCGCACAGGATTGGTCAGGAAAATTCTGTTCAGGTTTTCAGGCTCATTACCAAAAACACTATTGAAGAGAGAATCTTTGAGCTTCAGCAGAAGAAAAAGGACCTTTTTGACACTATAATTCAATCTGCCCAGACATTCCTCACACAGCTTTCTGAAGATGAGCTCATGCAGCTTCTTGAAGAGTAA
- a CDS encoding AAA family ATPase yields MVLQDIEYTMQVLSKVESEISKVIIGQKDVIRKVLIAIFCGGNVLLEGLPGVGKTHLVKSIAKVLDLKFSRIQFTPDLMPSDIVGTNIISKDKDGSLNFTFQKGPIFANIVLADEINRATPKTQSALLEAMQEKTVTVMGQTYKLDEPFFVLATQNPLEQEGTYPLPEAQQDRFLFKIDVPLPGFDEMIRIVNLTVESQMPEPQKVIEGKEILNIGRIVRQVPIAKPVLEYATRLVLSTQPHIEENEIARKYLKFGAGPRALQHLVLGAKANALFEGRPNVAFDDIKSLAKSVLCHRIGLNFEAISEGLTQSEVVDMILQRQKEW; encoded by the coding sequence TTGGTTTTGCAGGATATTGAATATACAATGCAGGTTTTAAGCAAAGTAGAAAGTGAAATTTCTAAGGTTATAATTGGCCAGAAGGATGTTATCAGAAAGGTTTTGATTGCCATATTCTGCGGCGGGAATGTCCTTCTTGAAGGGTTGCCGGGCGTTGGCAAGACTCATCTTGTAAAGTCAATTGCAAAGGTGCTGGATTTGAAATTTTCAAGAATTCAGTTTACACCTGACCTTATGCCATCAGACATTGTGGGAACAAATATAATTTCAAAAGACAAGGATGGAAGTTTGAATTTTACATTCCAAAAAGGTCCTATATTTGCTAACATCGTATTGGCAGATGAGATAAACAGAGCAACACCGAAAACACAGTCAGCACTTCTTGAGGCAATGCAGGAGAAGACGGTTACTGTGATGGGGCAGACCTACAAGCTTGATGAGCCGTTTTTTGTTCTTGCAACACAAAATCCTCTTGAGCAGGAAGGGACATATCCACTTCCAGAGGCGCAGCAGGACAGATTCTTGTTTAAAATTGATGTTCCACTTCCGGGTTTTGATGAGATGATAAGAATTGTAAACCTGACAGTGGAAAGTCAAATGCCCGAGCCTCAAAAGGTCATTGAAGGAAAAGAGATATTGAACATAGGCAGAATTGTTCGGCAAGTACCCATTGCAAAGCCTGTTTTGGAATATGCAACAAGGCTTGTTTTGAGCACACAGCCGCACATTGAAGAAAATGAAATTGCAAGAAAGTATCTCAAGTTTGGTGCAGGACCGAGGGCTCTTCAGCACCTTGTTTTAGGTGCAAAAGCAAATGCACTCTTTGAAGGAAGACCAAACGTTGCGTTTGATGATATAAAAAGCCTTGCAAAAAGCGTTCTATGTCACAGGATTGGCTTGAACTTTGAAGCAATATCTGAGGGTCTTACTCAAAGTGAGGTTGTGGATATGATTTTGCAAAGACAAAAAGAGTGGTAG
- a CDS encoding Uma2 family endonuclease translates to MEEIQKSAISTYSDVQKISENKIYSLIDGTLYLHAAPSWQHQKVLKELMLFFGNYLKDKDCEIFSAPFDVFLEAKDELEVDSATTVVQPDLTIICDKSKLAKTGYIGAPQMIIEITSPSTVRLDRVLKFNKYETAGVKEYWIVEPENKIITCFVLEANGRYGRPKMFSEGDKIRVVTFPDLEINVDEIFKI, encoded by the coding sequence ATGGAAGAAATACAAAAAAGTGCTATCAGCACTTATTCAGATGTGCAGAAAATTTCTGAAAATAAAATTTATAGCTTGATTGATGGTACTTTGTATTTGCATGCTGCGCCAAGCTGGCAGCATCAAAAGGTTTTAAAAGAGCTGATGCTCTTCTTTGGTAACTACTTGAAGGATAAAGATTGCGAAATATTTTCTGCGCCTTTTGATGTGTTTTTGGAAGCAAAAGATGAGCTTGAAGTTGATAGTGCTACGACGGTTGTTCAGCCAGACCTGACTATAATTTGTGACAAATCAAAACTTGCAAAAACAGGGTATATAGGCGCCCCACAAATGATAATAGAGATAACCTCACCGTCTACAGTCAGGCTGGATAGAGTTTTAAAATTTAACAAATATGAAACAGCAGGTGTAAAAGAATACTGGATTGTAGAACCGGAAAATAAAATAATCACCTGCTTTGTTTTAGAAGCAAACGGTCGCTATGGAAGACCAAAGATGTTTTCAGAAGGAGATAAAATAAGAGTTGTTACTTTTCCTGATTTAGAAATAAACGTAGATGAGATTTTTAAAATATAG
- a CDS encoding vWA domain-containing protein produces MFLLTIPVLIFLYMIKPRHKKVTIPSTFLWERLKKQKRIAKPAQKLRFSLLLLLGIFTLFSFSMYLAAPNIFIKNARKNVVFAFDNGASMSCREDDSKSYLQKSKEIAKDIIDRLPGTTKVSVVTFSDTVEVLQKEGTRSFAKDAIDRVAQTYYATDVKNGLNIISKLFKPSDTTLFIFTDKNVPYLENAKLYKFPKPKDNVSIENISCVSSKDGFDALVEIKNRGIEKASFELELFADGKLVGLKNISLLPGKAESFLFENIKGNYKVVWGRINYHDALEKDNLFWTVLEPVRAKQKVLYVGKGNFFFEKVWLSFDDVELYKTQDGKNIAGDFDIYIFDQCIPQKFPQKGAFIFVLPNDGNALKLLGIKIGKNDSNEGYARFVKSSVTQNIIGMDFAVQKAVYIIDRAFEPVAKIGGKPIISFGNIQNHPSILFGFAIDNSDLPLKVSFPILMANIKSAFVKKNQLFEKTAFYPGEEIRVFSYSDKKADLILPDGKREIVDLSGYPSILPKKDALGIYSLVLNEKSKESYKFAINFPTYALDDSGDSLAGNNIDFSDAGKINSVKMPYSLKDIFLILALIFLTLEWMVFLNENRV; encoded by the coding sequence ATGTTTCTTTTGACAATCCCGGTATTAATTTTTTTGTATATGATAAAACCAAGGCACAAGAAAGTAACCATTCCAAGCACGTTTTTGTGGGAGCGATTGAAAAAACAAAAAAGAATTGCAAAACCGGCGCAAAAGTTAAGATTTTCTTTGCTATTGCTTTTGGGAATTTTTACACTTTTCAGTTTTTCAATGTATCTTGCAGCTCCCAATATATTTATAAAAAATGCACGCAAGAATGTAGTTTTTGCCTTTGATAATGGTGCTTCTATGAGCTGCAGAGAAGATGATTCTAAGTCATATCTTCAAAAGTCAAAAGAGATAGCAAAGGATATAATAGATAGATTGCCGGGCACAACAAAGGTAAGCGTTGTGACTTTTTCAGATACAGTCGAGGTTTTGCAAAAAGAAGGCACGCGCAGCTTTGCCAAGGATGCAATTGACAGGGTAGCTCAAACATACTATGCAACAGATGTGAAAAACGGCTTGAATATTATTTCAAAGCTTTTCAAACCTTCAGATACAACTTTGTTTATATTTACCGACAAGAACGTGCCTTACTTAGAAAATGCAAAGCTTTACAAGTTTCCAAAACCAAAAGATAATGTGAGCATTGAAAATATATCCTGTGTCAGCAGCAAAGATGGTTTTGATGCTCTGGTAGAGATTAAAAACAGAGGAATTGAAAAAGCAAGTTTTGAACTTGAACTTTTTGCAGACGGCAAACTGGTAGGATTAAAAAACATTTCCCTTTTGCCGGGGAAAGCAGAGAGCTTTTTGTTTGAAAATATCAAAGGAAATTACAAGGTTGTGTGGGGAAGAATAAATTATCATGACGCATTAGAAAAAGACAACCTCTTTTGGACAGTTTTAGAACCTGTCAGGGCAAAGCAAAAAGTTTTGTATGTAGGAAAAGGAAATTTCTTTTTTGAAAAAGTGTGGCTATCTTTTGATGATGTGGAACTTTATAAAACTCAGGATGGCAAAAACATTGCTGGTGATTTTGATATATACATATTCGACCAGTGCATACCACAAAAGTTTCCTCAAAAAGGAGCTTTCATATTTGTATTGCCAAATGACGGCAATGCTTTAAAACTTTTGGGGATAAAGATAGGGAAAAATGATAGCAATGAAGGATATGCAAGGTTTGTAAAGTCGAGCGTTACACAAAACATTATTGGTATGGATTTTGCTGTACAAAAGGCTGTGTATATTATTGATAGAGCTTTTGAACCAGTTGCAAAGATAGGTGGCAAGCCAATAATCTCTTTTGGCAATATCCAAAATCATCCGTCAATCCTATTCGGTTTTGCGATAGATAACAGTGACCTGCCTTTGAAGGTATCTTTCCCAATTTTGATGGCAAACATCAAAAGCGCTTTTGTCAAGAAAAATCAGTTATTTGAAAAGACAGCTTTTTATCCGGGTGAAGAGATAAGAGTTTTTTCATATTCAGATAAAAAAGCAGATTTGATATTGCCCGATGGGAAAAGAGAAATTGTTGATTTGTCAGGTTATCCTTCAATTCTTCCTAAAAAAGATGCTTTGGGAATTTATTCTTTGGTTCTAAATGAAAAGTCAAAAGAGAGCTACAAATTTGCAATAAATTTTCCAACATACGCTCTGGATGATTCAGGTGATAGTTTGGCAGGGAATAACATCGATTTTTCAGATGCAGGCAAAATCAATAGCGTGAAAATGCCATATTCTTTGAAGGATATATTTTTGATACTTGCGCTCATTTTTTTGACTTTGGAGTGGATGGTGTTTTTAAATGAGAATAGAGTTTGA